In Solanum pennellii chromosome 7, SPENNV200, the following are encoded in one genomic region:
- the LOC107026526 gene encoding peroxisomal and mitochondrial division factor 2-like produces MADDTVTNGEVFDDAPVEIAVDETTDAASKTSALKQKIAALEQEKTQLLHENDVIKQRIEKLKSSIEESQNEKDELLKKVENFESENKALGSVAARASQLEGEVSQLQHDLITAMNDIQGSNSELSEVKSALEGLKSTVNEKSVKLEAVESEKNLLLSKLEKLEASGNNQKEEVEGKEEEIRVLKKHIEELKGTVVNNEEWEEEKKELHLVKEELEKRVKEMIEKAAELEKKLMEKERVIAERFVASNINGIPVGDDSVGFLGGNLPVVAASSVVAVAVIGVICYLRYGRKA; encoded by the coding sequence ATGGCGGATGATACCGTTACAAACGGCGAGGTTTTCGACGACGCGCCGGTGGAGATCGCCGTTGACGAAACTACCGATGCTGCGTCGAAAACCTCTGCACTGAAACAGAAGATTGCGGCGCTTGAACAAGAGAAAACACAGCTTCTTCACGAGAACGATGTGATCAAACAGAGAATCGAGAAGCTCAAGAGTTCAATCGAGGAATCTCAGAACGAAAAGGATGAGTTGTTGAAGAAGGTGGAGAATTTCGAGTCGGAGAACAAGGCTTTAGGATCAGTGGCTGCTAGAGCTTCTCAGCTGGAAGGGGAGGTATCTCAGCTGCAACATGATCTCATTACTGCTATGAATGATATACAAGGTTCAAATTCTGAGTTGTCAGAGGTGAAATCGGCGTTGGAGGGATTGAAGAGTACTGTAAATGAGAAGAGTGTGAAGCTGGAGGCTGTTGAGAGTGAGAAGAATCTGTTGTTGTCGAAATTGGAGAAGTTAGAAGCTAGTGGAAACAATcaaaaagaagaagttgaagGGAAGGAAGAAGAAATTAGGGTTTTAAAGAAGCATATTGAGGAATTGAAGGGTACTGTTGTGAACAATGAGGAATGGGAAGAGGAGAAGAAAGAGCTTCATTTGGTGAAGGAGGAATTAGAGAAGAGGGTTAAGGAAATGATTGAGAAAGCTGCAGAGTTGGAGAAGAAATTGATGGAGAAGGAAAGAGTTATTGCTGAAAGATTTGTTGCTAGCAATATTAATGGCATTCCTGTGGGTGATGATAGCGTTGGTTTTCTTGGTGGTAACTTGCCAGTGGTTGCTGCATCATCTGTTGTTGCAGTTGCAGTGATTGGCGTTATTTGCTATCTTCGATACGGACGAAAAGCGTAA